Part of the Zonotrichia albicollis isolate bZonAlb1 chromosome 2, bZonAlb1.hap1, whole genome shotgun sequence genome, TCAGAGCTATAACCACCGTAGGGTTTACTTTGACTGTGTGTACTAAGATAGGGACTGACATTTATGTCTGAAGGAGTTTTTGATTTATATAATGAGTATAGCTTAacttttttattgtaaaatatATGCCAGCTTTTGCAGTGAAGGTATGCATATGGTTTACTTATGTCCTTTATCTGAGTGATCTTTGGTGAACAATTAGAAATAAAGAACAGGGTTTTTTAAAAGCTAAATGGCATGGAAGGTCAGGAATATCATAGCTAGTTCAACaccttcagttttgttttctctgctcAGTAATACTTGCACATACAAGTGCACTGAGGGTAGAAGTGTCATTTCCCAAATGTATTTCTTCTTAAAAGAAGGTAAGCTAAAACATCAAATACTGCCTTTGTGATAACATAACTAAGGCTTGGCAACAGTTTCTGACCTTTGTGATAATGATACTCAGAACAGAACAATAGGAAAACAAATAGGCTAAAAGAACAAGGAAGCCCAAGTACAAAGAAATTTCTTAGAAGACTTATGTTCACATCTTCACTGAGTGAACCAAACTCTTGGCTTTTAGAGATGTAGAGGTGTAACACTGCCAGCTAAAATTTGCATGAAAGTTTATTGCAAGGGTGAGAAAGAACCATCAGTACAAAACCTGCAGCCCCTTTAGGTAAGGCCCATGTTCTGTTTAGGAAACATTCAGACAGCGATGGACTCATTTGCATTGCTCAGATTGGTGAACTTGAACATTTGCAAAGTGTTTCTCTGAATCGCATGAATGGTGCTTTAGGAACTGGACTTGAGATGTGTTACAAAAGGgcaatttttcttcttgttctcaTATTAAAACCCCTTACTTTATTAAAATATCGAAATGTTTGTCACTTTTCCCACAGCTCAAGATAATCGACTCTTGGCTCTTTACCTTCCTGACACCTTCTTCTCCTCACACTCAGTCTACAATAGAAATTAAGCATTTGTTTTATGGGCTTTTACTCATCTCAGTAGTAATTCACATAGTCCAGGAGGGGTTGAAAACCCAGCAGGAACACTTGAGAGCACCCAAGTTGCCTCTAGTTATCTACCATTAGGTAGACATAAACTATCCTAACCCTCTAGCTCTTGTTACTGCTTTGTAATCAAACTGaataagcaaaaaaataatGTCAAATAAAGTATACTAAAAagcagtgtttaaaaaaagcaaaatacattCTTCAGCTACCCTTGCATTGATGAAAAACTATTAATAGGGTTTTTCTAATTGCTTGCAATAAAATCTGTGCTTCCACTTTGCTTCATTCTAAATCTATTTGCACTTGAGTTGAAATTGCATTTCAGCTTGTTTTACCTGTAATCTGAAACATGCCATCCTGCATTCTTCAGCTAGAAGGGTGTCTCTCTACAAGTATAACAATATCAAAGACTTTATGAAATAAGAACTTTTTTCCCTTATGCAATAGTGCTTTGGCAGGTGGTGAAACAAAAATTAAGAAACACAATAAGTTTTGAAAGGCTTTCTGCTGCGGGATATATTTTAAGAGGTATTTTTCCATCTGAAATCACAAAGcaaatctcaatttttttgTAAATAGGCAATTTTCATTTTGACTTCACTCAAGGGCTTTTCAGTCTTTTTCACAGGTGTGCTTGAAACTGAGAACAGGAAGATAATAGATGTAAGAGAGAAATCACATCAGCTTAATTTAGCAGTTCTCTAAAAATAGAGACATGTCTACTGTTCCTCTTCCACACAAAGAAGCAACACATATCTTGTGATTTTTTTACTGTTTGATTTTCAGTACAACcttaaatgttttatttatcaACTTTTGTCAATTGAAGGGAATGAAATTCCTATTCCTATCAGAAAAGCATTAAGCAGCTGTCACCTTAACTTATGGTTACAGCTTGGATGAAAACATGATGCCACTGAATTTCCAAGTGAGTTTTCTGTGCAGAGTGCCATGAGCCAGTGAGTACAAAGAGTagcaaaaaaaatcctacatGGATTTAGTGAGCATTACTCCAGAGGCTTAGTACTTAATATGAGACTAATATACATCCATCTActaaatgtttcagaaatcagGCAAGCAGAAAAGCTTAACATTTCTCCTTCTATGTCACAATCTTGAGGACTGATGTAAATGTCTCTAAGACTGGGTCATGTCGCTTGAAGAATCCTTATTTAGTTTTTGTTTCAGTATGTACATTGGTCTGTTGTATTTGAAATATAGGTCTcccaaaattaaagaaaaaagcatgTACTTCTAACAGGGAAATTTATGTAACAGAactatattttgaaaaattatgcATATGAAATCATAGCTTAGGGTGGATGTTTTAAAATCTGTGCAAGCTTCACTGATTTGAATTCTGTTGTAAAGCTGAAGTTGGATGGGAAAAGCTCATAAAATGTAAGAGGAGTCTAATTTTAAACCTCTAAAGAggaattattttctctcttgaTGTATTACATTTACAAATTAAACCACAAGAGACAGACAGAGGCTGTGggtgcagtgggggaaggacaCAGTTGCCCTGAACCAGATAAAAATGTAAACACAGCCTTAACTAAACCCCAACAGACGCAGGAATGGGAGGGGTACGTTGTGGTTCCAGCAGCTCAACCTGCTGTGGTAGTTTCAGTCtagccagcagccaaaccccaCACAGTCAATTGTTCACCTCCCCCACTAGGCAGGACTGGGGAGAGATTTGAAAGggtaaaaggaagaaaaattgtGGGTTGAGAAAAAgacaatttaataagaaaaacaaaagccatgcacacaagcaaagcaaaacaaggaattaattcactgttTCCCATGGGCTgacaggtgttcagccatctccagaaAAGCAGGGCCCCATCCCATGAAAGGCTTATTTGCCAAGAAAATCACCATCACTGCAAATGgtcccccttcctccttcttccctctgctttatATGCCGGtaatggaatatccctttggtcacttTGGGCTGCCTGTCTGTATCTCCTCCCAGCCTCGTGTACCCCCAACCTCCTTGCCAGCATGGCACTACAAAAAGCAGTGTGGtggctctgtgtaagccctgcACAGCAGTAACAAAAATATCTCTCTATTGTCAactctgtgttcagcacaaatcaaAAAAATAGTCTCATaccagccactgtgaagaaaattggCTCTATTCCAGCCAAACCCCACACACCTGggcatttaaaaagcaaatcaTTACAAGTGAGGGTGAATCAGAGCAGGAATTTCTTCTAGTCCAGGCTTTCCTGACAAGGAATTCAGGATTAGTGTCAGAGAATCTGGCAAAAGGAAAGATGAAATAGGGAGGAGGATTTTCTGTACTCCACATTTCCTCAACACATTTCCCCAAGAGTCTATCCGCCCTCATGAATGACCTGCAACATCAGTGTTGTGTGCTTTGCATGCCCCCTTCTCCCCTGCAGAAGACTCTAAAGGAACCACCCATCATTCCTCTGCTCATTGTGATGGACACCTGAATTACTAAAAACAATGTCAAGGAGACATACCATTTTTGGAAAGCTCTTGTAGGCACATAATCAGTAAGTCTGGTGTCTTTCAACTCCAGTTCAAGAGGTGCCTGCATTTGGAGGCACTTCTGTTTTACTGAAAGTAGTGTTCCACAAGTGCATAAAATTTGCCTTTAGTCAGGCCGTGAATGCTGACACTGTTTTGCATTTGGCAGCATCCAGGCATGCATTTTTTATCTCCTTCTTATCAAGATGTTCTCTCAGAAAAATGCAAGTAcagaagaaaatacatttgaGATTAACACAAACCAAAATGTGAGACATATTAGATAGCTTTATGACCAGTGTGATAGATTTAATGGAAATTTTTACCTATATTCCTTCCTTCCCAAGTACCTGTAATTTCTATAGGAGTAGCTTCTAGAGGCCAGTGATAGCAAATATCTTTCATTTGCTCTACATTATTAGAGCTCTGTGGTAACTCTGATATAGACAACAATCTTCTGTTTGGATTGAGAAGTATAGAGTTGTTAGGCTCACAGGGATGCTACTTGAGCAGGATTTTTGAGGTAACGGACTTAATGAATAAACATTTGCTATGCTAAGTCACAAACAGATGGGTTGAAATAGAGAGCATGAAGGCTTTTTTCCCAGAGTTATGTGACAGTGAGTGCTTTTTCAAGTTAGCCTGTAAAATTAAGAATTAGCTCCAATCTTGATAGATCTCCCCTGATAAGATTTGAATTTCATTTGCAATAGATTTGGCTCCAAGGGCTTTTTGCAATTGTGTCCATATGATGATCACTTCACTACCTGAAACACACTTGCTCTGTGTCATGTGCGTGATATATGTCCATCTCTGATTTCTCTGAAATTCctattttcttgtttctttatCTAGGATTCCAACATCTCAGCTGGAAGCAACATTAATCAATACAACTGTCTTGATACTCACTCTCACCACTTCTGAATATTTGTAGCTGACATTTAAAGCACTATTGTCAAATATATCAGATCAAGAGAGAACTTTAATAAGCCCCCACTGAGCTGCTTGCTGCTGTAGCTGTGCCTTTTTCTGGatctgcatttgggtttttctcagttGATTATCTCTTTACTGCACTGCAGCCTCCAGTAGAGACTTCACATTTGCCAGGTCCCAGGAATCATCAATGGTTCAGAAAACAAGTTTTTCAGTAAAAGCCTCTCTCAGAAAGTACAGTTTTTGGTCAGAATTATTATTTCCAGAAACTATAGAGTTTCTCAGCACTGTGGGATGAGCTCTTTGAGGACTGACTGGTTGGACTGCTCATGGCCTATGAGCACACAAACTAAACCCTTTTTAAACAAGATATCAGGTAAAGTGATACCAACATGTTTTTTAACCTAACCTCCTACAGCAGGGCTGCCTTGCAACAAGGTGCTTGGGATAAACCATGCAGGTGATGAGAGTCCACAAGCAGGAGTGCGTCTGAACCCACTCTCTGCCTGTAATTAAGTAGTAGAGATGTGCCCACAGTTATCGGCTGACTTGGCCTGGCACCTCTTCAGCCCTTATTGTAACTCTTTGCAGAACCTACTGTATATCTATCCTCTGCCTTTCTGGGTATTTGTTGCCATTTCTTCACTTTTTCAATGTTGTACTTTTGTGAAATTGCCTCCCTGTTCTCAAAGTTTAAGGAAAGCAAGCACACACATTGAGGTGTAAGTtttgtcctgcagctgctgaatgCTTCCATGCTGCTTAAAATAAATACACTAAACCATGAGCTATTGCATCTGCCAAGAAATATCTATGAAAAGCAGACAGTGAAAGCATGGGTCTGCTTTGCAGACTGCAAAACTGAAAGTAATCTTGCAGAATTAGAGATTATGCAAATAAGACCGCTGCAAACAGGACATTTTAAACTAagttacattttgcagagactgAAGCTCaatagtatttttttcttggtaGAAGAGGGCTTCTCCAGCCTGTAAACCAGTCCAAGCAATTGCAATCTGTCACtgcttctcatttttctttctttatattctttttatattataaatatagcAAGAGTCATTGAatgtatattttcttttccctaaattgaaaaaaagcaaaaaaaaaattaaaatccacaCCTTATTTGAAATGGATCACAGTTTAGTTGTGGGGAAGAAATGTCAGAAGATACTGTGCACTACAGAAATCAAGGTTATGACACCTAGAGTAGATGCAATGGATTTAGCTCCAGGAAATCCATGGACTAGTGTTCTCACGCAGACATCAATTGAATGTCAACTTGTGATATGTGATTTTCCTTATGTTACAGTAACGTAATGAATAGACTACAGAGCAATCCATTTGAGAGGGATTGATGGGCCAAGGTCAAGGGTGTGAGGTTCAATAAGGCaaaatgccaagggcaggactTGGCATTTTGCCTTATTGAACCTCACACCCTTGACCCCACACAGCAATACAGGCTTGTGGGAGGCAGAATGCCTGGGACATTGCCCAGTGGAGAAGAACCCAGACGCTCTTCATAATCAGTGCTATGATCTAATTGACATGGTGAGGTTTGCTCAAAGATGCCATGATCTTGGATGTCTTTTTCAAgttaaatgattctgtgattctaagtATCAGAAAACCATTCACCAGGGTTAGCTAGCTAAGCTAGCTGCTCCAAAATAGGAAGAAGTCAGATTGGTGATTTGAAGGGAGGCAAGAATTTCAGAAAGTAATTTTAATGGATTGAGTGCATTCAAGGAAAATCTGTcaaagtaaagaatttttttagtTGATTAATACATGATTCATGTCCTAAATTTCTGCTTTGACATATTGTTTTTCTCACTTGACATTTCTCCTCTAGGTTTTCAAGCCAAGTGTTCATGATATGATCCAGCTGGCTTACAGGGATCAACAATCCACTTATGAAAAATGGTTAAAAACGAATCCCACCTGGACGATTTGACACTGGCAATGCTCCAGAATAAAACAGTCTCCATCACTCTCCCAGTTGTGTATACAGTAGTGGCTGTGATCAGCATCCCTGGCAATTTGTTCTCCCTTTGGGTGCTCTGCTGGCACATCAAGcccaaaacaccttctgttATTTTCATGATCAACTTAAGCATCACGGACCTTATGCTGGCCTTATGTTTCCCCTTCCAGATTTCTTATCACGTCCGAAGCAATCACTGGACATTTGGCAAGACTCTTTGCAGCCTTGTGACAGTGATGTTCTATTCCAACATGTATTCTTCCATACTGACCATGACCTTTATCAGCATGGAGCGGTACATGGGTGTGGTACACCCCTTGAAGTCGGTCAAgtggagaagaaaaagataTGCCTTGGCTGCCTGCCTAGCTATGTGGTTTGCCTTGCTACTAGCCTTCTACCCACTAGAAACTACAGACCTGACCTATGAAGTGAAAGAATTAGGGATTATAACCTGTTTTGATGTCCTTAAATGGAATATGCTGCCCAACTTTGCAGCTTGGGTAGCCTTTCTCCTCACTTTATTTGTTGTGCTGTTCCTGATCCCTTTTGTTGTAACAGTTGGATGCTACATTGGTATCATTAGGAAGCTAATTCAGACATCAAGCAGATATGGCAATAGGCAAAAGACTAGATCCATATACCTGGCAATAATTGTCCTTCTGTCCTTCATCACTTGCTTTGCCCCCAATAACTTTATCCTACTTGCACATATGATCAGCCGCCTATTTTACAACCGCAGTTTGTACCCTGCCTACAAGCTCACCTTGTGCCTCAGTTGCTTCAACAACTGCATAGATcccttcatttattattttgcaTCCAGAGAATTTTACCAGAAATTCATGCAATTGTTTCGCCCTATGGTACCGCTCAACGACAGCTTGGAAACCAGAAGGGAAAGTTTATTCTCTGGCAGGACCATGTCAGCCAGATCGATGTCAAGTGGACCCATGGATGGGTTAGAGGGAGTAAGGATCAATTTGCAAAGGCAGGAAAGTGTTTTTTAGTGTTAGATATTCCCAGAAGAAAGACACCTGTGAAACTCAGGAGTagacacagaaaacatttccttttgaaAGGCCATGCTGAAAATACCTTGCTTCAGTGACAGAACTCAAGCTGTACTTAAATTGCATTTCAGGATTTTCTGGTCATGGAAGTGCTAAAGGAACTCAATTTCTTCAAGAAGGCACTGAAGCAAATCAAGCAGGGTTAGCCTGGAAATAGCCTGGAAATAGCCTTGCTGCATAAGACCAAGGGATAGGTTTAGAACAGTTACTCTCAGGTTGTACTACAGTTAACCAAAGACTTTCAATTCTCAGTGAATGTGAAATATTACTGTACATGAATTAGAGCATATACCAAAGCTGGTTTGGGAGTAATGGAGTTGTTTTTCTAAAGAATGTGCTaagctttgtttttgttttttgattatatttccttctctgttgttgtatttttataaaagaaagaataaaagtaGCATGGTATTTTACCATTAATGCATAATGCAGAGCCACTGTGAAATCACCCAACTGCTTTTCAGTCAAACCACACTGACACTTGAAAAGGCTAGGTTGACtcatattattatttatttcaatcTTATACAGCAAAACATCTCATACAATGAAAGGAAAGCTAACAATGTTTGCAAATACAGCTGCACTTCTTGAAGTTATTAATTTCTCAGGACTATGGGGAGCACTTTATTGAAAGTAACAGGCCTTCCCGCATTAACCTATTACAGTACCAATGCTGCTTGTATGGGGTTAGTATCAACTGGTCATTTTCACCAATGTGAAAAGGCTACACATAGAAGAACCATCCCCCTCAGCAGAATTTAACTTTACATAGTGCCTGGGGAGTGATGTTTTCTTCCTTACAGAGATAGTGTAGATTATAAACCAGATTTTCAGCTGGATAAATGAAAATTCAACCACAGACTGGAGAGTCATTCTGTGCCAGCAGAAGCCAGATGAAAACTTTTCCTGATGGCCAGATGTCAGAAACAGACTTCTTTCAGGCAggcaagaagaaagaagaaagatgaaAATAAGGCTTGAGAATGGGAGTTGTACAAAACATCCTGAAAATAAGTTATGGCAGGTAGGTTGAGCAGTCCTGTGTTTGGAGCCCTCCTCTGAAATGTCTTTCTACAGTTTGTTTGCGTATTGTGTGCCATGTTTAATCCTTCTCACTTCGCAACAACTGCCTGCATGCCTGGAAAGACAACTGCTGCAGAACATGCACTGGGgacagaaaaaagagaagatatTCCTGTAGTATTTACAGCTTTTTACCTACATTTGACTCTCACTGACAGAGGATAGACACAAACCACCTGAGAAGACCAGACAAGACCCCCTCACAAGCAAGACAAAAATATACAATATCCTTTTGCTGCGTTTCGACTCCATCCAACAGTGAGGAGGAAGCCGTCTGCAATGTTGTAGATAGCTGGTTGAGACATCTCATGCTGCACTGATTCCTGAGCTCCTGTGCTTAAGTAATAGGCAACCCCCAAGGCCCTTAAAATTTGCCATTTTTCTTTGGGCATCTCATGGTTCAAAACCAATTTTACACCACTAATTACCATGAATTTCTTCACAGTGGAGGGTGGGAAACCACAACATGCACAGTGAGATATTTGAATGTCCTCTCTTCTGCTAAAGTATTGTCAGTTTTTGGAATAGAATAAATGTGAGTTGACCTAGCACTACTGTTTACAAGCCAATGTGAACATTCAGTGCTTTGTGGCATTTCACAGTGCTAGTTTTAATTGATCGGCACATTTTCTGAGTACAAAGCAAATCTTAGTGATACGTAACTTACCCAAACCCTCCCATCAACTTGCCTGGAAGCTACCCTTCACTATTCACTTTCACATGATTCCAGCTTTCTCACTATCACAATTCTTTaattgttttttgcattttgttgtggcagattttttttttttttaagtttttactggaatctctctcctttttctttttttttttttaaacatggaaatatttttacattGAAAGCCTTTACTTCTCCTACATTTATACAGACTTTGACTCTGTTTTATCTTGAACATGATCCTCAAGTGCATAGTCCCTCCTAAAATATGCTGCAAAGTGCCTGAACTATAACTGACACAAAATAGAGCCAAGAGGGCAGAAACCTTGCACTTTGGACATCAACTGCTATATTTTGAAAAATGGTGAATTGCTCcttttttaagtgaaaaaagATGCTCACAATGGACTGAAAATATTCTCTCCAAACTCATGCAGCTCTTCATAACCCTTCATCTCTCTTCTGAATATGTTTAAAAGGAACAGGAAGGATGCCTCATTTGAGTACACTTCATGCCATTTCACTAACTAGCTTCTAGTTAACTCCTGTTGGGTCAGTGAGATTGTTCCTTGAGAAAAGAATGTAAAAATGCACCCATTAACACCAGTCCGAGTCCGATGGAATATACTGTGAAGTCTTGGAGAGTTTTTATTTGAGAGGAAtagaataaattattattaaaagaGGCCCATCATACTGTTCTTTCATCCTGGAAATACATCCTTCTGGAGCACCATAAGGATAATGACTTCTACCCTCCTTGATCAGTAAGTGTAAGTTGGCATccaaatacatataaatatatacatataaatatacattGCAATTTGTGAAGTTATTGAAAAGATCATGTCCATATTCTGTACAATTTGGGGAATATGGGCCCTGGGCAACTTGCTTACTTATAAGCATTATTATGTGGTTAATGTAATTTTACTGAAAAGAATGTAAAgtcttctgtttgttttcagggTTGGTAGGAGAGTTTGTGTTTGCAGTTGTTTTTTATGACAGTATACAAATTTAGTCTATGAATGTTCTTGAACTTTTTTGTaatataatgataataataaaggaaaaaaaaaaagtacattaTTTAAGATTCATTCCTGTGTTTTTACCTGCCATGCGGAAAAAACTTCCGAGCATAGCAGTGGGCAAGGAAACCAAGTTATGAAATAAAATTCATCTATTTCTCATTGttattgtggatttttaaattttttttcacatttctttacaggatagatatatatatatattagaaGTTGGCATTATCATAGACACTTCACAAAAATTTGAAAAGTATCAATACTTTAATGAGATGTTGGCTAACTCGAGTCCTTCTCCTGATGCAAGAGGTGCaccaatacatatatttttttaaatttctatgCCTTTCTGAAGGAGCCTAGCAGTCAGAGGTTGTCCCACCCTCAGTCTGGAGCAGGGCATTGGAGGAATCTGGGAACAGACAGTCAGAGTCAGTTGtgatggaatcatagaatcataaaatatatcaagttggaaaggacccacaaggatcatcgagtCAAGCTCATGGGCCTGCAcaggaccatccccaagagtcacaccatgtgcccaggagtattgtccaaacacttcttgaactctatcaggctggtgctgtgaccatatCCCTGGAGAGCCtattccagtgcccaaacaaCCTCAGGGTAAAGAATATTTTCCTGATATTCAACCTAAATCTCACCTGATACAACTTCAGGCCAACCCCTTGGTTCCTGTTCCTGGTCAtcagagagaagagatcagtgcctgcccctctgcttcccctcacaaggaagttgtAACTGGACTGAGGTCTcctctcagtctcctccaggctgagcagaccaaggggcctcagctgctcctcataaagCTTCCCCTCTACTCCCCTCACCACCTTTGCAGTGCTCCTTTGGATGTTCTCTAACAACTGCATGTCTTTCTTACATTGTGGCACCCAGGATGCAAGGTAAGGCCACAGCAGCACGGAGAAAAGCAGGACAATCACCTTGCTCAAGTGGTGGTGATGCTGTGCTTTCATGAATGTTCCCTAGACTGACTACGTTCCATTTGGGTTCATTGTCTGTTTGGCTACATATATGCTGATACATGAGAGGGCCAGAGATTATCCTGAAGTCAACTCATcactttttgtcattttttctaGTTCAAATAGTTTATAATAACATTAGGTGTTATCTACATTGATACCCACCACAGTGTTATTTCTCTAAGGTGATAGTTAGGGTATGTGCTTTCCCAAAGATGGGAGGGATAGCACAAATGTTTGTGTGTGAAATTCAGTGTTGGTAAGTGTGAATTAATGCACACAGGGAAACCCAGTCACAGGTTTGTGTAAAAAATTATGTTGCTTATCAGTGACTACAGTGAATCACAATCTGTAAGTCCATTCATCAGCTCAGCATCATAAAAATCCACGGTTCACCCATTCCTAGTTTACTCTCTGCACTTCTGGCCTCTGGCACAGAGAGGATCAACAAAGATTAGAAAAGACGAAGGTAAGAGCACATGGTATCCtctaagaaattaatttaaaatcttAGAAGTTAAATAGTTTAGGACTGCTCATCTCAGAAAAGAGACAATATAAGGTAGGTAGGAAAGAGGCCTACAAAATCTTCAATGAAGTTGCAAAAGCTGATTTAGATGACTTACACTGCCTTTGCCTACTAATTGGTGAATAACATATTAAGCTGATGAGATCTGAGGTTAAAAAGATCAAGTTCCTATCTTTTCTCACAACACATAGGATAACTGGAAAACACTTTGCTAAGAATGTTGTGGATACACATATTACTGGTCcagagaaactggaaaagaacatggaaaagaaatCCATTGTAGGTTATTAAACATGCAAACCACCATAGGCCCAAGAAGACCTTGAGGATTAAAATTGTCAAAGGCTGGAGAAGTAATAAGAGGAAGTCATAGTATGTGATTGCCCTGTTCTCCCTCCATTTGAAATGTCAGTGTTTGAGGCGGGACTCCATAAGCAAGACAGGCCCTTGGCTCCCCTCTGGTCCATCTAACACTCCCAGTTGAGCCCTGCCAGAACCACCTTGGAGCCTGGCCTCTtccaccctgcctgctggaggGCTGCCAGGGGGATTCAGCAGGAAATTCAGCCTGCTACCATCTTGGAAGAGGCTATTGCACAGTCAGGGGAGCCTGGGGCACAAGCTTGATCATCTGTCATTTAGTCCTTTTgacagatcacagaatcacaggatgactgaggctggaagagacttCTAGAAGTCACCGTGTCCAACCCCCCTAACCAAGCCATCTCTCACAATCAGGTGAAGATGAACTTGTGTCTTGCTCTTCAATAAATCTCTCCAGGTGCTTCTAACAGTTCATCCATTTTGCTTCAAAACACATAATTATTAATTCCATTTCTGACATATTGTCTCACCTCTGGTCTCACTTTTTCCACCACCTATGTCTCTCAAAGGCTGCTGCTGTTGGAGCTGACTAGCAGCAGACCTGCTTGTGCATTTGAGGCATGCAAATTCACTGCTGaagttctttttttaacttctcAGATGTCAGCCTAGTATACTCTTTAAAGTTCACAGCTGTATGAGGGAAGAACACAATTCTCTGGCATGAATTGTCACAAATACATTGGCAAATACACTCTAGTGTatcttttctgcagaaaaaaaaaaaaggaaacaggaaaCAAAATCTTTTTCAATAACCTGATAAGTTATAAGAGCTAATTTAAGATGCTATAACCTGGAAAAGTCCATTAAAATAATCAGTTTTACTGGTAAAATTTTTAGATGTATCTAAAGTCATAGTTCTTTTAAGTGCCCCAAATGAAAATTCTAATATAAAGTAACACAAGAATGATAAGGATATAAGACTTCGTTATAGTTCGTAGCAATTAAATCCATCTTGGTGGAAGAAAAACCCACCTAGAATCTTTTATAGGAATAAATGTACTTTCTTCATTCATACCACAGTTCATAGTCTCAAAAGGAGTTACTGAGAGCAAAA contains:
- the P2RY8 gene encoding S-geranylgeranyl-glutathione receptor P2RY8 — its product is MVKNESHLDDLTLAMLQNKTVSITLPVVYTVVAVISIPGNLFSLWVLCWHIKPKTPSVIFMINLSITDLMLALCFPFQISYHVRSNHWTFGKTLCSLVTVMFYSNMYSSILTMTFISMERYMGVVHPLKSVKWRRKRYALAACLAMWFALLLAFYPLETTDLTYEVKELGIITCFDVLKWNMLPNFAAWVAFLLTLFVVLFLIPFVVTVGCYIGIIRKLIQTSSRYGNRQKTRSIYLAIIVLLSFITCFAPNNFILLAHMISRLFYNRSLYPAYKLTLCLSCFNNCIDPFIYYFASREFYQKFMQLFRPMVPLNDSLETRRESLFSGRTMSARSMSSGPMDGLEGVRINLQRQESVF